Sequence from the Aquila chrysaetos chrysaetos chromosome W unlocalized genomic scaffold, bAquChr1.4 W_unloc_6, whole genome shotgun sequence genome:
GACCAGCTTTttctaatctttaataatgcttgtagttatgattactgtaatctaTAATGCAATAAGTTGTATCAAACGCTTGGTAGTGAAGCCTGTACTAATGATTAAGTGTACTCCCTTAAAACTGTCCATACACTGGATATTCCTGTGTTTGATATTCCACTTTAATTCTAGACCAGAAGGGAACGATGGCCCACAAAGAGCGTCAAATTCAccaaactgcacccccttttaactttggaggcaagaggtgactgtaccaccacttCAAGGAAACCAGTCGAATCATGACACTGGTCACGGGGTGgattgtggcagtacactccccccCTACTCCCTccatcccgccagcaggaaacaaaacttctccaggaagggagaaggggaaggaaaccctggaggctgcaggttgaaatttgaactggccaatcaaGACATGCCAGGTACGctgaggtgaccctcctggccaatagggattaaatgaccacaggtcagatttgacaagggtataaatggggtctcgccagaggacatgttggaatcagtcctcctcggagcagcgggtctgcagtcggggactcccccttgggtcagGGCACCACCCGAGGTAACTCCTTGAGagagagagccctcagcttttaggtgagtgtGATACCGAAAAAGccggtcaaagaaactctctaagactcgattttggagttttagaaagcaggcactctttattgcagcactgggtgCACGGGGCGTTGCTCTACCTATCGTGCACACCGTCAGGCCTAATTGTGCAGGCTGAGTAcatgttctacatacatattcactagatttctgagaaatgttatacatattcattagttttccgggaaactattagcatatgcaaatatCCATTATGCAGGCAcgttgaaggtctctggtggtcttcaggagtcctctggtggtcttccatagtcttcctcacttgtccgctactTGACCCTTCTCGGATGATTCTGCACAGTGTGATCTTCTGCATGTTTGATACATCTTATCCTAAAGAATGCTCGTTAGTGCTTCTATTATCTATGCTTGCATTTTAACGTAATCCGTATGGATACTCCTAAGCTAAGTTACCTAAGAGGGCTAAAGTCCTTATCTTCTCCAGAAACTGCAAGGCCGTCCAAAAGCAATTTGTCACACATTCTGCAACATACAGAACCCCCATCCACCACAGATCAGCAAATAATCGGGCAAAGAAACAGTAAGGCCATTGTACTCAGAAAAACATCCTGCATTCTCGGGCACCGCCCAAGataactcctcgagggagagagccgTCAGCTTTgaggtgagtgatatgcgcattttgagccatcactttaaatcttggggattcttagGTCGGCcatgtagtattaattctctttacatcattgagcctgtggttttataaaatgttaccggacttctaactgacttttgctgaagaataaatctgacaTTTAACACCTATAGGATTTGGTTAGTTGTGCATCCATAACAGTGGGAAGAATTTAGggggagctgtgctgggctggaaagcgcccaggagagaaaaatatcagtgtgtagCTTGTAGTGTGTGACCACGCAGGGCAAGGACTCACACCAGGGGGTTGTGGTGCAGATGCAGGGCTTGTGGAAAGCATGGAAGACATGCAGgtgcaggagagagaaggaggccGGTCTGTGCCCTTGGTGGTGTGGACAGATGGGGAAGGTGGCTCGGGGTCTTCATCATCCCAATTTTTGTCCATTTCCAGCACTTGCTGGTCATCCCAGGTTTGTGGGTGAGTTTTGCTGTGAGGCCACCTCCACCTTCCTGCTGGGCCAAAGGCTGGTTTGGGGGAATGGACAGTCCTGCCCAGCCTCGCTCCTTCCCCAGACCCTGGCAgaccctggagcagagctgtctgcaaaGCCCCACCTGGGacaaggctggggcagggcaggggtcaggtgctggggcagctgcaagAGTAGGAGGGTCATGGCGGAACTATGATCTTAAGGCCACCACTGGGATCACAAATAGGGGAACTTTCCCTGCCCCGACTCTCCCCTTTCctgtgctgtgcctgcagagtgGGGCTGTGGGACCGTGTatgggcagtggggctgggccagcacagggacagggcGCTGACAGGGGCCatgaagcagctgccaggaggtgCCATCATGAACACTTGTTCTCAGAATTGCATACCAGAGGCTCATCGCTGAGAACTCATAGCTATTTTGTCAAGtaacaaacaaattaaaaagctCTAGTTCATCATCGAGAATACTAAGGAGTTCCCTTTCAGCGCTGTCCTGTTACTGCTAGTAGTGATAGTTCCACTAATTCAAAAAGGTCCTGGAGAGCTTCTTTGTTTCTCCTCAGCTCCAAACCTCAGACTGCTCAGACCCAGATAGTACTACCTCAGATCTCTGCAAACCAAACTTCTCCCACATTCTGTCATCAACACTCTTTTATCCCAGGACACTTCTAACCATCATGTCAGCACACTACTTGGTCTCTATTTTATCTGGGTGAAGTCAGGGTGCTCCCTCGTAAAGCCTTCCCTACCAAAGTCTTTTCTACCTGCTGATCCTGCTTGTATCCCCTCACACAACGTACAGCTccatcttccttctgcagagctccatGGGATGGACAGTTTCCCTGTTCCTTTCATGAGAAAAGGTGACAAACAGGAAAGACTCCTTGCCAGGAAACCACAGCCTTGGGTGTTGCTCGTTTGGTTCTTCCTGGCACTTCATTcagcctctgtttttctgtattcaggTGCTTTTCTGTGGCtactctttctgcagagaagatcTTAAAAAGACAATGATTTCATAAAAGATGGTCATAAAGGCCCCGTTGTAGACAACTATGTTTGCCATGAGCTCTGGAGGGAGTCAGGAAGAGAGTTAATAAGCACCAGAAATACGTAAGAATCTCAAGGCCTTGTCTGAAGAGTGAGTGGCTCTGAGCAGCAGTGATTGGCCATGTGCAGGGCTCAGAGAGAAGATCGAGGGATATCAGTGAGAAACAAGGAGGTGGCTGATGGCTTTAGCAAATCCTGAAACTCTATCTGAGGccagaaatggaaagcagtggatgtctgtggatggggaagaggaggaggtgtgccCTGGGAAGATGTCAGGAAGGAAGACCCCTCCTCTGCAAGTTAGGGATGAAAGGGATTTTTCCATGTTGTGTGCATGCCTAGGAGATGGAGAATGCCTGCTGATTCATGGGTGCTGACACTTCAGAGAGGTGCCCGGCAGCACTGATTTTCCTGAAAGGGTATCATAGGATCACAAAACTACAGCAGAGTTGAGGTTTGAAGggacaggactggacccagtattgacccctgcaGTGCACCACTGGTGACCTGCCTCCAGGGAGACCTCGTGCCACTGACCACCATTGTGTGGGCCGGacattcagccagttttcaatccacctcactgtctgctcatccagcctgtgcttcagcagcttctcGACGAGGAttttatgggagacagtgtcaaaagccttactcaACTACCAAGGCAGCCATTGCATTGGAGAGGTTTATCAGGTTGTCAAGATAGGAATGGCATTTCCTTTCATCAGCTGTGCTCTGGCCCTCTGTGGTGTATCAGTTAGGGTCTGGCACTTGGAGGGCCACGATGTTATGCCATTGTATAGCCCATAAAGATTTGGCCACCTCAAAAAAGGGATGATAGGTGGGAAGTGCTACCAGTTTTGGACATTGCTTGatagcaaagaaataatagtGGGCTCTGTCCAACCTCTCCAACCTCCATTGCTCTCAGCTCTGTTTAGATATGAAATGCAGATGTCAAACGCTTTAATATAAACTTGTCCTGAGAACAGTTTTGCCATTCAACGTGTTCAcaggaaatgcattttagaaatgacTGTATAAATCTAGATTTACgtagagggagagaaaggggaagcaGCTTGCTGTTCCATGTCAATGGCCAATAGAGAAAGCAATCATAAGGATTTATAGAAAACCCTCAAAACTCTGGAAATTGAGACTTCTTACACACTGATTACACAGAGCTCTTTTCTGCATATATTTCAACGTATATCTATCATCTCCACTCATGGGTTGATTCAGTTGCCCACACGGGGGTGGCCACTGCCTCCAGGATACCCTGAGGTAGCTGAAGACCTCATGTGGGACATACAATTGTGATGCACACCGATGGCAGAACTATTGGAGCATGAGCTGGTGGACAGGCAGGGTGCATCAAAGCCTCTTGGCTGAGACAAGTGATTTCTCTCCCTTGACTAGCAAGGGAAGCCTGGGCAATTGCACCCAAGGTGTCTATTGTTAGAGGTGATCGCTGTCATCCCTGCCTTCACCTACAAGGGAGTCATCTGTAGAAATTTTCCAAGCAGCGAATGAAAACCAAGTGTGTCTAGATGATGCAGAGTCTGCTTGAAGATGTGCCTGCAACTCAGATATGTTGGGGTTAGTGCAGATTTGGCTATTCAGAAGGGAGCATTTCCCTCCCTTTGTCTCTTTGCATCCCTCTGTGAGTCGAGGGAGCTTGCGACTTCAGTGTGTGACACACTGTCTGCAAAAGAGTGAGTAtggacaaataaacaaacaaaatacaggaCAGGGAACATTTTGGGAGATCATGGGATCTCTGACTGAACACAACACATGTTTTTTCTTGGCCTAAGGTTATCCACTGTAGGAAGCAGGTTTCAGTGGATGTAATGTGGAGTTAATACCTAGCTGAGgactgtcttttattttttactgaactatgccttcctttgtttttgcttgTTGGCAATTAAGAAACACCCTTCTGTGTCTATGTGCCTCTCAATCTCCAAGAAAAACAGGTGGGAATTGGTGCCAACAGGCTGAAACATGCAGCTACAGTTTTCAGTGGAGAGTGCCCAGATTGGAACAGGGCTGCTCCAAGTCCCAGGTGGCTGATGAGAGACATGGTAGGTTGGGGGTAGGGATGAAGACTGACCATAGGCTGTGGACATGAAGGCTCTGGATTTTCACATCTATCCAGACTGCATTAGGAGATGCACAGGATCAATATCAGTTAGAGATTGCTGACATCAATTCAtgtataagaagaaaaagaacgtggagaaaaagaaaccctttcTTTTTGGTGCTGTTAGGTGTTCATATCATTCCATGTTGATTACTGCTCTAATTAACTGCTGAAACTGCTCTAATTAACCACATCAGAATTGAAgacttaaaggaaaatgatgcaCAGCGACTGGACTTGTTAGGGTGTTTTGCATGTTAATGAGCCCTCTGGTGCTGACTTCCTGAACTGTAGAtcctgaaagactgaaaaagccCCTAGAGACTTCAAAGTCAGCAGCAAGCCTCCAAGTTTCTGAGCGTGTTAGTGGGCTCCAGTGAGGGCCATCCCTGAAAAGGCCATGGAGGGAATGACCAGAAAAGGGACCGTCCCTGGGGGCTGGTGAAGGAGGAAATCAGATGCACTGTTTAGAGGTGGAAAATCATGCGTGGAATGTGGCTGTGAAAACACTTGATGCATTTCACCAAGCAGGACAGCAAAGCCCTGACCCCCATCCTCTGGGAAAGGGGTCCCATTACCTCACGGGATACTTGTTGCTCCTCTGGGGAGCAGTGGGATGTGGGGGTGTGCAATGCCAAGTGCAGGACAGGCTAGACAGAGGGTGGGTGAGGAGGCAACAATGCCCTGGGGCTGTAAGGACCTGGTGTCTTCTCATGGGCCTCAGTGGAAGAGACAGCAGCCAGGGTGGAGAGGATAAGGATCTCAGTTGTGTTGGCTGGTGGTGATCTCACCTGCTGCAATGCTCTCAGTCATCCCCATTGCAGGCTGTCCTACACTGTCCTATGCCTGTGCTGGTTTCCCGGCAGACATTAGCTACGTCCCCATTTCCCCACCACACTCGGACCCTGGGATCTCCCAAGGCATACTGATGCCCTCTTGTACTTACTGGAtgttgttttaaacacaaagctGTGGTTAAGCAAGGATTGGCATTTGGCTATCCTCATgttggaaatgtatttctgtatatgTGCACTAACTCCCTTGTTTCAGCCCATTGACTCTTGTCCTTGTGTCTTCTGCCATGGACACGAGCCTGACTCTGTCTTCCTGGGAACACTGCAATTCTGCTGCATATTTCACCCAagatcttcctttctccaggctggacaagcccagttccctcagcctctcctcacaggtaGAGTCTTCCTGCCTCAGACCATTAGGGGGGGCCCTTTGCTAAATGGCTCCAGCTTGCTAACATCTTTGCTGTACTGGGATCTGAAATCTGGTCACAGTGTTCTGTGGAACCTCTTCCCCCAACCACCTGGCCGTGCTCCTGGTCATATAGCCCAGGGTGCTCCTGTCCTCCCTTGCTTCCAAGGCACACGGCTGCGTCCTGTCCAATTCACTGTCCACCAAGAACTTTCCAAAAGGCCTCCttccagccaggcagccccccgCCTGTGTTGTTGCCAGGGTTAGTCCCCTGCAGGGGCAGAAACTGGCATCAGTCCTTGAAGGATTTCCTGACTTTCATGCCAGTGCATGCTCTCATCTTCCTTGAAGCCTTTCCCTGAGCACAGGACCTGGAGACCATTTCAGGAAAGACTCAGGCACAGCAGGCATTCATTCCTTCAGCCCCAGCTGTGTTTGCTGTTATTAAATCACCTTGCCCAttctgcagcagccctgcattttccttgttcagcCTTGGTCTCTCAGAAGTGACCaaagctcttctgtttgcttctgaatTCCCTTGCAACCAGCATCTCCAggtgagcttttcttttcctatgcACATACCTCCACAACAAAGGCAACAGAAATTCGTGCTTTGTACCTGTCCcgacccctgccctgctgcagccttgtCCCACATGGGGCTTTGCAGATAGCTCTACTCCAGGGTCTGCTGAAGGagagaggctgggcagggctgtctgTTCCCCCACACCAGCCCTTGGCCCAGCAGGAAGATGGAGATGGCCTCACAGCAAAACTCACCTGTCAAGTGGGGGTGACTAGCAAGTGCTGGAAATGGCCAAGGAGAGACACTGGGAGGGACAAAGACCCTGAGCCACCTTCCCTGTCTGACCACACCAACAAGGGCACAGACTggcctccttctctctcctgcacCTGCATGTCTTCCATTCTTTCCATAAGCCCTGCATCTGAACCACAACCCCCTGGTGTGAGTCCTTGCCCTGCATGGTCACACAACACAAGCTATacaatgatatttttctgtcctgGGCACTTTCCAGCCCACAGCTCTCCCTAAACTCTTCCCACTGCCCCtcacctcccctgccctctccccagcacagcccagtctTGCATGACCCCACACCAGTGCCCACCACAGGGTGCTGCAGAGCTTTGGGCACTCACCCCACAGCACCAGACCCTCTGAAGGGCATAGCAGCTCCTCGGGGGTGGAGAGGGCTGAGCCCCAGAGGTGGGGGGCATCTGTGGCACAAGGCATGGGGAGATCCCCTTGTCTGATGGAAATGGAGCAATGCAGGCCAGCTCTATCACACAAGTGCCCACTGCCTGTCCTTGCCTGCGGTCACAGGCCTGCCACACAGCAGGACTGTAACCATGCTTGAAGAGCACTCAGGCTTTACACCAACCAAAGGGTTCAGAAGGAGAGCATGGcagtgggaagagagcagctcAGGAAAGACCAAGCGCTGGtgctccctggcactgctgctgtgccaggactcttttcttcttcccctctgcacacaggcactgctccctgcagctgcagagaaggtcttggaggaaggatctcagaaaaacaagtcactgcagggccctttattttgcttaaacaCACCGAGGGTATAGGCTCCTAATTTGCCCAGCCTGCGGGGCACACAAAATCTGGATAGACTGTGAATTAGGAACCAgaggaagaaacatttctttgcagaaagcattcagataagtaaaacaaaggaaaaagagcaacATAAAATCACCATTAAAAAACCACCAGAAGACAGGCTGGGCCTGTAAACAGATATGAGTCTTATGCAAAAGGTAACAGGAAGGTTATTCCTTCTGAAAAGCACCCAATGATTAGTTTTCTCAGGGCATCCTTGATCTCACGGTTTCTCATGCTGTAGATGAGGGGGTTCAAGGCTGGAGGCACCACCGAGTACAGAACTGCCACCAGGaggtccagggatggggaggagatggagggggtCTTCAGGTAGGCAAACGTGGCAGTGCTTACAAACAAGGAGACCACGGCGAGGTGAGGGAGGCaggtggaaaaggctttgtgccgtccctgctcagaggggatcctcagcacagccctgaagatctgcccataggacagcacaatgaaagTAAAACACCCAACAGCTAAACAGACAGCAACTACAAGTACCCCAACTTCCCTGAGGTAGGCATCTGAGCAGGCTAGCTTGAGGATCTGggggatttcacagaagaactggtccacagcattgccttggcagaggggtagtgaaaatgtattggcagtgtgcagcacagcactgagaaacccactgccccaggcagctgctgccatgtggacacaagctctgctgcccaggagggtcccgtagtgcaggggtttgcagatggcaacgtAGCGGTCATAGGCCatgacagtgagaagaaaatactctgctgagatcaaaaagacaaacagaaagacCTGTGCAGCACATCCTGGGTAGGAGATGGCCCTGGTGTGCCAGAGGGAGTTGGCCAtggctttggggacagtggtggagatggagcccagGTCGAGGAAGgagaggttgaggaggaagaagtataTGGGGGTGTGCAGGTGGTGGTCACAGGCTACGGTGGTGATGATGAGGCCgttggccaggagggcagccaggtagatgcccaggaagagccagaagtgcaagagctgcagctcccacaTATCTGCGAATGCCAAGAGGAGGAACTCagtgatggagctgctgttggacatctgctgcctctgggtGTGGAGCACAGAACAAGGAGACAAGGGCAGTGACAAGTTAGGGCATTATTCTCTGACCAAAATCAAAGCCATTTCTCATACTACTTGTTCAccccattttttccatttcaacgAGATCTCTGTTCAGCTCTGTGGTTGGAGCTCTGGTTGGTGCTGACTGCGTGTGTCGTGAGGAGCAGGACCTCTGCCTACTGGCTGCCAAGGagtcagccctgctctgcagcagctctgctctgtagTACTGAGCAATGCTCAGTAGCATTCTGGGAATGGTGTCCATCAGGGGGTCAGTCCTGGTGTTTGAATTGGTCAGATGAAACTACTCTTAATGTAAAAGTGCTTGTCAGGATCTGCACTCCCAGGGCTAAGAAACCACAATCAAAACAGTGTTTGAGTGAGAGTTGGGGAGGTTAGAGCTCTCCAGTATTCCAACTGGAGTTTTTCTTGGATTTCAGAAACCCTCATCACTTCTGCTTCACTCGGAGAAAACAAAGTGTGTCCTGTGAGGCAAGAGGATTGCCTGTGGCTTAGTGCAGAGCAAGGGGAGCTGTTCTGTCACTCTGTCTTCTTGCCAGCTACCCTAGGCTCTCACCTTTCTGAGATGGAGGGTAATCACACCCCCGTGTTAACCTGAAAAGACTCCAGGCACTCCTGAAAGCAGAGAGACCCACTGTCCAACACCAAGTGTCTCCCCCTTTCTCAAGGTCTCTGCACCCCACCTCTTGCCAAGGACACACATGGTTCATTTCACAAACCCAGCAGCATTTCCTCACTCATGGTGTCTCTGTGTTTTTCCATGGGACATTCAGAAATACCAAGACGCTATTGGACAGACCTGCGTCCTGGAGGGCAGCTCAGAGCTTGGAGGGTCACCCCAAGAAAATAGCCAAGTGCCCTGATGATGGTATCTCAGGAAGGGGGAGTCAGCTCATTTCCTAGGGAATGACACAGGCTGCATTGCCCACAGCTTGGAGGAGAGCTTGGACACCTGTAAGCTTGTTCCCAAGGACACAGCTGCATGGGAGGACCCACAAGACCAGTGTgtgactctgcagctgaaactcccACCCCAGAGAAACAGACAGCAAGAACAAGATAACAATAGCAATAACACAGACTAGTGGAGAATcaaggaaaaatgcagtgattGACTGGCTCAGAGAGGcaaaggcagaggcagctgaagTCTCAGGAAAGAGTTACCCTTACCCAGCTGTGCATGCCACCTCCCAGACATCAATATAGCCAGGCAGTTGTTCTCAGTCCCTGTGCTCTACTTCAGGAGGCTCCTGTCAGACTTACTGATCCCTCAGAGTTACAGCTCAGGAGTCTCAGTGAGCTGTTCAACCATGacagctccttttccatttgtcCTGAAAATTCCCCAAgagtaggaaacagaaaacacaaactcaGGAAAGGTCCTTATTTTTATAGCAATCCCTGCTTTGACCTTGCCCTTGAAAAGTGCCCTCAGGAAATGCCCCGGGGCTGATCTGGAGCGGTGAGCAGCCCTGACCCACACAGCACCCTCTTGTCAGCAGAaggaccctgccctgctgcgAGTTGCTTCTTccacccacagcttctcccctGTCTGCTGTTggagctccccaggcaggctgagtACTTACCCTGACCAGCGGCAGagtcccctgccccagcacacagccccctggggtgcagggaccctgctcagcaggacagccctgggcagccctggctgcacACCCAGCTTCACACTCCGCAGCCATCCCCAGGTGAAGGCAGCTGACATGCCCTGTCCCTctgagggtgcagcagggaaccTCTGCTCCAAAGTGCGTCCTTTTTCTCTACACTGCACAAACTGTGAGAGTCCTCCTGACAGATCCCATAGGCTGTGGCATGTGCCAGCTTTAGGAGGTCATTCCAGGAattgccctgcagccagagacttaACCTGTGAAGGGCTGTGAAGATTTATCTCCAAGTCAGCTCTCCGCTCTCCTCCGACCCCAGACTGCCTTtaacctctctctctgcctcactcctctcccctcggtgcctgcaggcagtgccctcagccctgctgcgctttgcagaggagctgctcctgggcagagctgtctctctgaaatgctgcctgcttgccaggagctccctccagcccaggagcccagcccagctcagcagcagaggaccagcccaaggcagcactttctctgcctcctctggGCTCCCTCCAGGTGTCCCTAGGGCTCAGGGGAACCTGCTgggaaacaggctgaagcaatCACTGATGTTGCTTCCCTCAGCTAGGGAGAGacacttctttcctgaaataaaattctcctcTCGGAGACAAACTTCCATCTACATGCCACAGTTTTTTGGTCATATTGTTAGACAGGATCCccagagagaggcaggcagggatctCCTTTACCcctgctgagggaagggatCCATGGGTCAATGGAGGCAAATCATCCTGCCTTTCTACTCATGGCATTTGAAGGAGGCTCAGCTCCCTCCCATGCACACCACAAAGCCACAGGAGGTGGGATTCCTCTTGCCTCAGTTCAGGTGTGAGCAAAATAGACACCTGCATGTGAGCTCCTTGTCTCAGCTCCCATCTGAATTAAGggagagcaaaggcaggagtCAGGTGTTCAGATGCAAATCCCTGGTGACATTTGAACGGCCAGAGGTGGTCCAAGATACATGTAGGTAACAGCAACCTGTAACGGAGAAGTTCATAGAGACAGGGCAACATCTTGGGAATCATGTATGAGCCTGGTGGGAAATTCCTTTGGCCAAGTGACATGGCAGCTTATGCCCAACTAAAGGCcaaaagaaccttttcctacTCCTTATCTTCATGGCACTTGACACAGGTATTCATATGAACGACTTGCAGTCATGTACCATAGCGAGAGCTgagtctctctcttttcca
This genomic interval carries:
- the LOC115337731 gene encoding olfactory receptor 14A16-like, giving the protein MSNSSSITEFLLLAFADMWELQLLHFWLFLGIYLAALLANGLIITTVACDHHLHTPIYFFLLNLSFLDLGSISTTVPKAMANSLWHTRAISYPGCAAQVFLFVFLISAEYFLLTVMAYDRYVAICKPLHYGTLLGSRACVHMAAAAWGSGFLSAVLHTANTFSLPLCQGNAVDQFFCEIPQILKLACSDAYLREVGVLVVAVCLAVGCFTFIVLSYGQIFRAVLRIPSEQGRHKAFSTCLPHLAVVSLFVSTATFAYLKTPSISSPSLDLLVAVLYSVVPPALNPLIYSMRNREIKDALRKLIIGCFSEGITFLLPFA